A stretch of the Teretinema zuelzerae genome encodes the following:
- a CDS encoding methyl-accepting chemotaxis protein, with protein MSTIIQKTLSYFYAPYENADIRIQKKARLLAPLTLSIAALCVLLSMVMGVTAAYAVAGILSGFIVLCVAVLVLLRKGAYAISSSLFLYGLFLAMFAAIKFDAYKNIYETYVFASLGLFFMLMVANLGAHYLHALAATIGTLAGIAALYVLDSLPGEGGTVSLLAIQNLATCGVITVAGGALCAAAIKMQNNLVRETLTSATKARTQADEFGNVVSSACESIMKIGSELAEASETLSSAITQFRITVQEETSGLETLDDVLLQNEGDERKGIEAQARVRNSLAAYSGRVERVASSVARMIESIGAIAQNAGERKAAVDRLTEMAKDGSVKSKDLSRTIESIVTATARMDEVNSLIGDVASRTNLLGMNASIEAAHAGSAGKGFAVVAQEIRKLSQQAESGSQTIAQTLAATRSAVDGAAKASGETGSFINEMDQEIEQVADTLSGLIERLQEVARGTGEIRSAMEDFSGLAAETGKEAASTEDLLKKVIDMSDVSREVASNMKTDAKSMMKACDALLDKAARVRDLGKQNISKMQELQNSVCGIASRHS; from the coding sequence ATGAGCACGATCATTCAAAAAACACTCAGTTACTTTTACGCTCCCTACGAGAATGCCGATATACGAATTCAGAAAAAGGCCAGGCTGCTGGCTCCGCTGACCCTCTCGATAGCCGCGCTGTGCGTCCTGCTTTCAATGGTTATGGGCGTAACCGCCGCCTACGCGGTGGCGGGAATCCTTTCCGGATTCATAGTGCTGTGCGTCGCCGTCCTTGTTCTTCTCCGAAAGGGAGCCTACGCGATATCGTCATCACTTTTTCTCTACGGCCTCTTTCTGGCGATGTTCGCTGCGATCAAGTTCGACGCCTACAAGAACATCTATGAAACCTACGTATTCGCATCTTTGGGTCTTTTTTTCATGCTGATGGTGGCGAATCTCGGAGCCCACTACCTCCACGCGCTGGCCGCGACGATCGGAACCCTGGCGGGAATCGCCGCCCTCTACGTTCTCGACTCGCTTCCCGGCGAAGGCGGAACGGTTTCGCTATTGGCTATACAGAATCTTGCGACCTGCGGCGTAATAACCGTCGCCGGAGGAGCCCTGTGCGCGGCGGCGATCAAGATGCAGAACAACCTTGTCCGGGAGACCCTGACATCCGCTACTAAAGCGCGCACCCAGGCGGACGAATTCGGAAACGTCGTCAGTTCAGCCTGCGAGTCCATCATGAAAATCGGCAGCGAACTCGCGGAAGCCTCGGAGACCCTTTCCTCGGCCATCACGCAGTTCAGAATTACCGTACAGGAAGAAACTTCCGGGCTCGAAACGCTCGACGACGTATTGCTGCAGAACGAGGGCGACGAGCGCAAGGGTATCGAGGCCCAGGCGCGGGTGCGCAATTCCCTGGCGGCGTATTCCGGCAGAGTCGAGCGCGTTGCCTCCTCGGTAGCCCGGATGATCGAATCCATCGGAGCGATCGCTCAAAACGCCGGAGAGAGGAAAGCCGCTGTCGATCGCCTGACGGAAATGGCGAAGGACGGCAGCGTAAAATCGAAAGACCTGTCGCGCACGATAGAATCGATCGTCACGGCGACCGCGAGAATGGACGAGGTGAACTCCCTGATCGGAGACGTAGCGAGCAGAACGAACCTGCTCGGCATGAACGCTTCCATCGAGGCGGCTCATGCGGGTTCGGCCGGCAAGGGATTCGCCGTCGTCGCGCAGGAAATCAGAAAGCTTTCCCAACAGGCCGAATCGGGATCCCAAACGATAGCGCAAACGCTTGCCGCGACCAGATCCGCAGTAGACGGAGCGGCGAAGGCCAGCGGCGAAACAGGTTCGTTCATCAACGAGATGGATCAGGAAATCGAGCAGGTGGCGGACACCTTATCCGGATTGATAGAGCGGCTTCAGGAAGTGGCTCGAGGCACCGGGGAAATACGTTCGGCGATGGAAGATTTCTCGGGGCTCGCGGCTGAAACAGGCAAGGAAGCGGCTTCGACGGAGGACCTCCTGAAAAAGGTGATCGACATGTCCGACGTGTCGAGGGAAGTCGCCTCGAACATGAAAACCGACGCGAAGTCCATGATGAAAGCCTGCGACGCCCTGCTGGACAAGGCGGCCCGCGTGCGCGATCTGGGTAAACAAAACATATCCAAGATGCAGGAACTACAGAACTCCGTTTGCGGTATCGCTTCCCGTCATTCATAA
- a CDS encoding AraC family transcriptional regulator, with amino-acid sequence MDWQTRMLRAIEYLEGCLTADWDPAEAGQRANCSPFHFMRMFEVIAGISPAEYLRRRRLSAAALDLSGGSEKVLDVSLNYGWDSPDAFARAFKKEFGCLPSEARQNGARLHIYPPLAFTIALKGDKAMEYRIEQTGEIRMTGLSRRFNSLDGSNFKEIPLFWEEVMKTDVCDRLWKASKQESLGVVGVCYDHDMKTGEFSYAIAIETPEDLTLLPEGCVDILVPASTWAKFTSRGPLHPNFQETIKRIYSEWFPASGREHAGTHEIEYYGTHPDSASPDYWAEYWVPLK; translated from the coding sequence ATGGATTGGCAGACGCGCATGCTGCGCGCGATAGAGTATCTGGAAGGGTGTTTGACCGCGGATTGGGATCCTGCCGAGGCCGGGCAGAGAGCCAACTGTTCGCCCTTCCACTTTATGCGCATGTTCGAGGTGATCGCGGGAATCAGCCCAGCAGAATACCTCAGGCGGCGCAGGCTTTCCGCGGCGGCGCTCGATCTTTCAGGCGGGTCGGAAAAGGTGTTGGACGTGTCCCTCAACTACGGATGGGATTCGCCGGACGCCTTCGCCAGAGCCTTCAAGAAAGAGTTCGGGTGTCTTCCCAGCGAAGCCCGCCAGAACGGCGCCCGGCTGCACATCTACCCTCCGCTCGCTTTCACTATCGCTCTGAAAGGAGACAAAGCAATGGAATACCGAATCGAACAGACGGGCGAAATCAGGATGACCGGCCTCAGCCGCCGCTTCAACAGCCTCGACGGAAGCAACTTCAAGGAAATCCCGCTCTTCTGGGAAGAGGTCATGAAAACGGATGTCTGCGACCGGCTGTGGAAGGCGAGCAAGCAGGAGAGCCTCGGAGTCGTCGGAGTCTGCTATGACCACGATATGAAAACCGGGGAATTTTCCTACGCGATCGCGATAGAAACTCCGGAAGACCTCACGCTCCTCCCGGAAGGCTGCGTCGACATCCTCGTGCCGGCATCGACCTGGGCGAAGTTCACCTCGCGCGGGCCGCTGCACCCCAACTTTCAGGAAACGATCAAACGCATCTACTCCGAGTGGTTTCCGGCCTCGGGGCGAGAGCACGCGGGAACGCATGAAATCGAATACTACGGTACGCATCCGGACTCTGCCTCGCCCGACTATTGGGCGGAATACTGGGTGCCGCTGAAGTAG
- a CDS encoding methyl-accepting chemotaxis protein, with protein MKIRSQLLGIIASITGVFLLSVGVFFTTESNKSKIEREFRLLEELRYQLFQETSFLHAFTFTPALNAIADYEAVTEKTNQSFEALARITYLPSQQESVREALSQIARMNENIQKRRASLLSATEEFLSKGTETGGFRTSLKLADYTILPYFARKPGYEDYLSAAKDFASAIVVMNQSCKTSIDIIDEEYEIIQGAIQTIRRNSLISSALVALILGIAGFIVAARIARRISIRIQRLEASTRLISSGDLTRKIEIPGADEIRELGSLMEEMRRSITASMNAIQETATKAMRSKTKLEEAVGNSTQALSRLDDESNRVENVSISLNENVERANTAMGEIVRDLEAVSGMIHSQAAMVEESTASITQMASSIVSLSSIMEKNKDGSEKLVEIAGVGEQRLLETGEIISRINESVTTIQDMANLISGIATQTNLLAMNAAIEAAHAGDFGKGFSVVADEIRTLAEASAENSKIISKNLADVIGNITDADAASRNSSESFQEVQKEIRKVSNSFDEVLNGLRELKQGGTQIMEAMVELNSYTTTITDNTEAINRQTALVSGAIQAVQGSSEEVAAASGTIGNEVVYIRNTFVEVGSHAKAVGAISENLNEHVSHFTTEAADPAGTQD; from the coding sequence ATGAAGATACGGTCACAACTGCTCGGAATCATTGCAAGCATAACCGGAGTGTTTCTCCTTTCAGTCGGAGTTTTCTTTACCACCGAATCGAATAAATCGAAAATAGAAAGAGAGTTCAGGCTTCTGGAGGAATTGCGGTATCAATTGTTCCAGGAAACGAGCTTTCTCCACGCGTTCACCTTTACGCCCGCTTTGAACGCGATCGCGGATTACGAAGCGGTGACGGAAAAAACGAATCAGTCCTTCGAAGCGCTTGCCCGTATTACATACCTTCCGTCTCAGCAGGAATCCGTTCGGGAAGCCTTATCGCAGATCGCGCGCATGAACGAGAACATCCAGAAACGCAGGGCAAGTCTTCTTTCAGCGACCGAGGAATTTCTTTCCAAGGGGACAGAGACCGGCGGATTCCGAACCAGCCTCAAGCTCGCGGACTACACCATACTCCCCTATTTCGCGCGAAAGCCCGGATATGAAGACTATCTTTCCGCGGCGAAGGACTTTGCCTCGGCGATTGTGGTGATGAACCAATCCTGCAAGACGAGCATAGATATAATCGACGAAGAATACGAGATTATACAGGGCGCGATTCAGACGATCAGGCGGAATTCGCTCATTTCGTCGGCCCTGGTTGCGCTCATCCTCGGCATTGCCGGATTCATCGTCGCGGCGCGCATAGCAAGGCGCATATCGATCCGCATCCAGCGCCTTGAAGCGTCGACGCGGCTCATCAGTTCAGGAGATCTCACCAGAAAAATCGAGATACCCGGCGCGGACGAAATCAGGGAGCTCGGATCGCTGATGGAAGAAATGCGGCGCAGCATCACGGCCTCGATGAACGCCATCCAGGAAACCGCGACCAAGGCGATGAGAAGCAAAACCAAGCTGGAAGAAGCGGTCGGCAATTCGACCCAGGCGCTCTCCCGCCTGGACGATGAATCCAACCGGGTAGAAAACGTATCGATCTCTCTCAACGAAAACGTAGAACGCGCAAATACCGCAATGGGAGAGATCGTCAGGGACCTGGAAGCCGTATCCGGCATGATCCACTCGCAGGCGGCGATGGTCGAAGAATCCACCGCTTCCATTACCCAGATGGCCTCGTCGATCGTGTCTCTTTCTTCCATAATGGAGAAGAACAAGGACGGATCCGAAAAACTCGTGGAAATCGCGGGAGTGGGCGAACAGCGTCTTCTGGAAACCGGCGAGATCATTTCCCGAATCAATGAAAGCGTGACTACCATTCAGGACATGGCGAACCTCATAAGCGGCATCGCGACCCAGACCAATCTTTTGGCGATGAACGCGGCGATAGAAGCCGCCCATGCCGGTGATTTCGGCAAGGGATTCTCGGTAGTCGCGGACGAAATCAGGACTCTCGCGGAGGCGTCGGCGGAGAACTCCAAGATCATCTCGAAAAATCTCGCGGACGTCATCGGAAACATCACGGACGCGGACGCCGCCAGCAGAAATTCGTCTGAATCGTTCCAGGAAGTTCAGAAGGAGATCCGCAAGGTAAGCAACAGTTTCGACGAAGTGCTGAACGGACTCAGGGAGCTCAAGCAGGGCGGAACGCAGATCATGGAAGCGATGGTCGAGCTCAACTCCTACACGACGACGATAACGGACAATACCGAGGCGATAAACCGCCAGACGGCCCTCGTCTCCGGCGCGATCCAGGCCGTTCAAGGATCGTCGGAAGAAGTCGCGGCCGCGAGCGGAACCATCGGCAACGAAGTCGTGTATATCCGGAACACCTTCGTAGAGGTCGGCAGCCACGCGAAGGCAGTCGGAGCGATCAGCGAAAACCTTAACGAACATGTGTCGCATTTCACGACAGAAGCGGCTGATCCGGCCGGAACTCAGGATTAA
- a CDS encoding galactokinase — MKKELLAEFARAYGGDLAEVSVFASPARINIIGEHIDYNGGKVFPAAINKYLYIMIRRRKDSKIVYDDLRFPGRMEFDLSAGLSYAKENDYANYLNGILKIMQDEGYRFDSGFEVLMFSTIPAGGGVSSSAALEIGFGYAVSELYGFGIDRVTLAKMGQRSEHEFMNVKCGIMDQFAVAMGKEGYAVELDCNTLEYRYVPLELGDYRIVVMNTNKKRQLADSKYNERLGECMTALSILKAHANIEALCDLDSAEFEKLASVLIDPIIRKRAKHCVYENERVLDAVKALERGDLAELGKLLGQSHESLRDDYEVTGLELDTLYEEAVQADGCIGARMTGAGFGGCAIAIVHKDSVKGFALQVGAAYKNRTGLEAGFFSCESGNGTFRI; from the coding sequence CTGAAAAAAGAATTGCTCGCCGAGTTCGCGCGTGCGTACGGCGGAGACCTCGCGGAAGTTTCCGTGTTCGCGTCTCCCGCGCGGATCAACATTATCGGCGAACACATCGATTACAACGGCGGTAAAGTCTTCCCCGCCGCGATAAACAAGTATCTCTACATCATGATTCGCCGCCGCAAGGATTCGAAAATCGTGTACGACGACCTCCGCTTCCCGGGCAGGATGGAATTCGACCTTTCCGCAGGCCTTTCCTACGCGAAGGAGAACGACTACGCGAACTACCTTAACGGCATACTCAAGATTATGCAGGACGAGGGCTATCGCTTCGACTCGGGCTTCGAGGTGCTCATGTTCAGCACCATCCCCGCCGGCGGAGGCGTATCGTCCTCTGCCGCCCTCGAGATCGGCTTCGGCTACGCGGTGAGCGAACTCTACGGCTTCGGAATCGACCGGGTCACGCTTGCCAAGATGGGCCAGCGCTCCGAGCACGAGTTCATGAACGTCAAATGCGGAATCATGGACCAGTTCGCCGTCGCGATGGGCAAGGAAGGCTACGCGGTGGAACTTGACTGCAATACGCTCGAGTACCGCTACGTGCCGCTGGAGCTCGGCGATTACCGCATCGTGGTCATGAACACCAACAAGAAAAGGCAGCTCGCCGATTCGAAATACAACGAGAGGCTCGGCGAGTGCATGACCGCACTTTCCATACTGAAAGCGCACGCGAACATCGAGGCTCTCTGCGATCTGGACTCGGCGGAGTTCGAAAAGCTCGCTTCGGTTCTGATCGATCCGATCATCCGCAAACGAGCAAAGCACTGTGTGTATGAAAACGAGCGGGTTCTGGACGCGGTGAAAGCCCTCGAACGGGGCGATCTCGCAGAGCTCGGAAAGCTGCTCGGCCAATCCCATGAATCGCTCCGCGACGACTACGAGGTCACCGGCCTGGAATTGGACACCCTGTACGAAGAGGCTGTCCAGGCGGACGGCTGCATCGGCGCCCGAATGACCGGGGCGGGCTTCGGCGGATGCGCGATCGCGATCGTGCACAAGGACTCGGTAAAAGGCTTCGCGTTGCAGGTCGGCGCCGCGTATAAAAACCGGACCGGCCTGGAAGCGGGCTTCTTCTCCTGCGAAAGCGGAAACGGAACCTTCAGGATATAG
- the mmsB gene encoding multiple monosaccharide ABC transporter permease, producing the protein MNTVFTIAKKNIRQYGMLLALAAAMIFFQVLTDGVLLRPVNLTNLILQNSYILILAIGMLLCILTGNIDLSVGSVVAFVGAISATLMVDKGIPAIPAMLLALVVGGLIGAWQGYWIAYIKIPAFIVTLAGMLIFRGMALVVLQGQSKGPFPELFQSLSSGFMGDPFGSDKNYMTILVGVAAALVIVFNEIHKTRKQKKFGFEGLPVWAVAVKTAFLIAVVMAFALVFASYKGIPNIMILLFVLIMIYNFLTTKTIPGRHIYALGGNAKAAKLSGIKTEQVMFWIYTNMGVISALAGMVFAARLNVATPKAGQNFELDAIAACYVGGASTTGGIGTVLGAIVGGLFMGVLNNGMSIMGIGIDWQQAIKGFVLLGAVAFDLASKAKNR; encoded by the coding sequence ATGAATACCGTTTTTACGATTGCAAAGAAAAACATCCGCCAGTACGGAATGCTTTTGGCCCTCGCGGCCGCGATGATCTTTTTCCAGGTTCTGACCGACGGGGTTCTCCTCAGGCCGGTTAATCTGACGAACTTGATTCTGCAGAACTCCTATATTCTGATTCTGGCGATCGGAATGCTGTTGTGCATCCTTACCGGAAACATCGACCTTTCGGTAGGATCGGTCGTCGCCTTCGTGGGAGCAATCTCGGCAACTCTGATGGTGGACAAGGGCATTCCCGCTATTCCCGCCATGCTGCTCGCCCTCGTTGTCGGCGGCTTGATAGGAGCATGGCAGGGCTACTGGATCGCCTATATCAAGATCCCAGCCTTCATCGTCACTCTCGCGGGCATGCTTATTTTCCGCGGAATGGCCCTGGTCGTTCTTCAGGGACAGTCGAAGGGACCCTTCCCCGAGCTTTTCCAGAGCCTGTCGTCCGGCTTCATGGGCGATCCCTTCGGAAGCGACAAAAACTATATGACCATTCTGGTCGGAGTGGCGGCGGCGCTCGTCATCGTGTTCAACGAGATTCATAAGACGAGAAAGCAGAAGAAGTTCGGTTTCGAAGGACTTCCTGTGTGGGCGGTAGCGGTCAAGACGGCCTTTCTTATCGCGGTGGTCATGGCCTTCGCCCTGGTGTTCGCTTCGTACAAGGGCATCCCGAACATCATGATTCTGCTGTTCGTCCTCATAATGATTTATAACTTCCTTACTACAAAGACCATTCCCGGCCGACATATATACGCGTTGGGCGGAAACGCGAAGGCCGCGAAGCTTTCCGGAATCAAGACCGAGCAGGTGATGTTCTGGATCTACACGAACATGGGCGTCATCTCCGCTCTTGCCGGCATGGTGTTCGCCGCCCGGCTCAACGTCGCGACGCCGAAGGCCGGACAGAACTTCGAGCTCGACGCCATCGCCGCCTGCTACGTCGGTGGCGCCTCGACCACCGGAGGAATCGGAACCGTTCTCGGCGCCATCGTCGGAGGACTTTTCATGGGCGTGCTCAACAACGGCATGTCGATCATGGGCATCGGAATCGACTGGCAGCAGGCGATCAAGGGCTTCGTTCTCCTCGGCGCCGTCGCCTTCGATCTTGCCTCGAAAGCTAAAAACCGCTAA
- the mmsA gene encoding multiple monosaccharide ABC transporter ATP-binding protein has product MSDILLEMKNITKEFPGVMALDSVSLQVKKAEIHALVGENGAGKSTLMNVLSGIYPHGTYTGEIFMDGKLCEFRDIKQSEKAGIVIIHQELALSPYLSIAENIFIGNEKAKALVIDWDKTREEALKLMKKLGLEENPNTPVNHLGVGKQQIVEIAKALAKDVKLLILDEPTAALNEKDSENLLQLLLELKKHGISSVLISHKLNEIAKVSDTITIIRDGKAIETLDVGDTPISEDRIIRGMVGREITDRFPKRKSEIGDVVFEVKNWNAWHPEDAERKMIDGVNINVRAGEVIGLVGLMGAGRTELAMSLFGKYYGKNISGQTFIDGKEVHMNSIPSAIEHGLAYVTEDRKQYGLVLIDDVRRNTTLAKLSKISRHSVIDEHEEIVHAEKFKKALSIKTPSILQLTNNLSGGNQQKVVLSKWIFTDPRILILDEPTRGIDVGAKYEIYTIINMLAAQGMACILISSEMPEVIGMSDRLYVMSEGKITAELDGKTATQEEIMRNIIQR; this is encoded by the coding sequence ATGTCGGATATTTTGCTCGAGATGAAAAACATAACCAAGGAATTTCCCGGGGTTATGGCTCTCGACTCCGTGAGTCTGCAGGTTAAGAAAGCGGAAATTCATGCCCTTGTCGGAGAAAACGGCGCGGGCAAATCGACCCTGATGAACGTCTTGAGCGGGATTTATCCGCACGGGACGTATACCGGGGAAATTTTCATGGACGGCAAGCTCTGCGAGTTCCGCGACATAAAGCAGAGCGAGAAGGCCGGAATCGTAATCATTCATCAGGAGCTCGCGCTGAGCCCGTATTTATCGATCGCGGAAAACATTTTCATAGGAAACGAAAAGGCGAAAGCCTTGGTTATAGACTGGGATAAAACCCGCGAAGAAGCCCTCAAGCTGATGAAAAAACTCGGCCTCGAGGAGAATCCCAACACGCCGGTGAACCATCTCGGAGTGGGAAAGCAGCAGATCGTGGAAATCGCGAAGGCTCTCGCCAAGGACGTTAAGCTCCTTATTCTCGACGAGCCGACGGCGGCGCTGAACGAAAAGGACAGCGAGAATCTTCTTCAGCTGCTCCTGGAACTTAAAAAGCATGGAATATCGTCCGTTCTTATTTCGCACAAACTCAACGAAATAGCGAAAGTCTCGGACACAATAACAATAATTCGCGACGGCAAGGCGATAGAAACCCTGGACGTCGGCGATACCCCCATTTCCGAAGACCGGATCATCAGGGGCATGGTCGGCCGCGAAATCACCGACCGCTTCCCGAAACGGAAAAGCGAGATCGGCGACGTCGTATTCGAAGTGAAAAACTGGAACGCGTGGCACCCTGAAGACGCCGAGCGGAAGATGATCGACGGCGTCAATATCAACGTCAGGGCGGGCGAGGTAATCGGCCTTGTCGGACTCATGGGCGCGGGACGCACTGAGCTCGCGATGAGTCTGTTCGGAAAATATTACGGCAAGAACATAAGCGGACAGACCTTCATCGACGGAAAAGAAGTGCACATGAACTCGATTCCCTCGGCCATCGAACACGGGCTCGCCTATGTTACCGAAGACCGCAAGCAGTACGGCCTGGTTTTGATCGACGACGTGCGGCGGAACACGACCCTCGCGAAGCTGTCGAAAATCTCCAGGCATTCCGTCATCGACGAACACGAAGAAATCGTACATGCGGAGAAATTCAAGAAAGCGCTCAGCATCAAGACTCCTTCGATTCTTCAGCTGACGAACAACCTCTCCGGCGGTAACCAGCAGAAGGTAGTTCTTTCGAAGTGGATCTTCACTGATCCCCGCATTCTCATTCTGGACGAACCGACGCGCGGCATCGACGTCGGAGCCAAGTACGAGATCTACACCATCATCAACATGCTCGCGGCCCAGGGAATGGCCTGCATTCTGATATCGAGCGAAATGCCCGAGGTTATCGGAATGAGCGACCGCTTGTATGTAATGAGCGAAGGAAAGATAACCGCGGAACTGGACGGCAAGACCGCCACCCAGGAAGAAATAATGCGAAACATAATCCAGCGTTAA
- the chvE gene encoding multiple monosaccharide ABC transporter substrate-binding protein, with the protein MKKLMSALVALGLAASLFAGGTAEAGKKTVGTVGISMPTKSSARWIADGGNMKAEFEKLGFKVDLQYAEDVVENQISQIENMITKGVNILVIAAIDGESMTKVLEKANENKVPVIAYDRLIRKSPFVSYYVTFDNFKVGVQQASTLEAALNLKTAKGPFYIELFGGSPDDNNAYFFYNGAMSVLDPYIKAGKVVVGSGQTGMDKVSTLRWDGATAQARMDNLLSAFYTNRKIDAVLSPYDGISLGILSSLKGVGYGKGSTPMPFVSGQDAELPSVKSILAGEQYSTIFKDTRALAKQAVQMAVALLEGKPAQVNDTKTYDNGVKVVPSYLLESTIVTKDNVTAALIDSGYYTADQIK; encoded by the coding sequence ATGAAGAAACTGATGTCGGCGCTTGTCGCGCTCGGTCTCGCCGCTTCGCTTTTCGCAGGCGGTACAGCAGAAGCTGGAAAGAAGACCGTCGGTACTGTCGGTATTTCGATGCCCACAAAATCATCAGCTCGCTGGATCGCAGACGGCGGAAACATGAAAGCGGAGTTTGAAAAACTCGGATTCAAGGTCGATCTTCAATACGCTGAAGACGTTGTTGAAAACCAGATTTCCCAGATTGAGAACATGATCACCAAAGGCGTGAACATTCTGGTTATAGCCGCGATCGACGGCGAATCCATGACCAAGGTTCTGGAAAAAGCAAACGAAAACAAGGTTCCGGTAATCGCGTACGACCGCCTTATCCGGAAATCACCCTTCGTCAGCTACTACGTAACCTTCGACAACTTCAAGGTCGGCGTACAGCAGGCGTCCACCCTCGAAGCCGCTCTTAATCTCAAGACCGCTAAGGGCCCCTTCTACATCGAACTGTTCGGCGGATCTCCCGACGACAATAACGCCTACTTCTTCTATAACGGCGCAATGTCCGTCCTCGATCCCTACATCAAGGCAGGAAAAGTCGTTGTCGGATCGGGACAGACCGGCATGGACAAGGTTTCCACCCTTCGCTGGGACGGCGCAACCGCCCAGGCCCGCATGGACAACCTTCTTTCCGCATTCTACACCAACCGCAAGATCGACGCTGTTCTCTCCCCCTACGACGGAATCAGCCTCGGAATCCTTTCCTCCCTCAAGGGCGTAGGCTACGGAAAGGGATCAACTCCCATGCCGTTCGTTTCCGGACAGGACGCTGAGCTTCCCTCAGTCAAATCCATCCTCGCCGGCGAGCAGTATTCCACGATTTTCAAGGATACCCGCGCTCTCGCAAAACAGGCTGTCCAGATGGCTGTCGCCCTTCTTGAAGGAAAACCCGCGCAGGTTAACGACACCAAGACCTACGATAACGGCGTAAAGGTTGTTCCTTCGTATCTGCTCGAGTCCACCATCGTAACCAAAGACAACGTTACCGCAGCTCTCATCGACAGCGGCTACTACACAGCCGATCAAATCAAGTAA
- the araD gene encoding L-ribulose-5-phosphate 4-epimerase AraD, with amino-acid sequence MASPYASLKEEAWEANCEIPVRGLALYTWGNVSAFDPRAGVFAIKPSGVPYPDLKAEDMVVIDLEGKTVEGSLNPSSDTPTHLVLYREFTAHDGALVRGIIHTHSTHAVAWAQACMDIPLFGTTHADHIQVPVPCTPYLSKEAVERDYEKETGDLIVDHFRAGKLNPDEVSMVLVGGHGPFAWGASAAKAVYNGAVLEEVARMAYLTRQINPGAKPLPDYIVGKHYSRKHGPNAYYGQTCR; translated from the coding sequence ATGGCGTCTCCCTATGCCTCCCTCAAAGAGGAAGCCTGGGAAGCGAACTGCGAGATCCCCGTGCGGGGTCTCGCGTTGTACACCTGGGGAAACGTATCCGCCTTCGACCCCCGCGCAGGCGTTTTCGCCATAAAGCCGTCAGGGGTTCCCTATCCCGATCTCAAGGCCGAGGATATGGTGGTGATCGATCTGGAAGGCAAGACGGTTGAGGGATCCCTGAATCCTTCATCCGATACGCCGACTCATCTCGTTCTCTACCGCGAGTTCACCGCGCATGACGGAGCTCTCGTCCGGGGCATCATCCACACGCATTCGACTCACGCGGTCGCGTGGGCGCAGGCATGCATGGATATTCCCCTGTTCGGGACGACGCACGCGGATCATATCCAGGTTCCGGTTCCCTGCACTCCGTACCTCTCGAAGGAAGCGGTCGAGCGCGACTACGAAAAGGAAACCGGCGACCTCATAGTCGATCATTTCCGCGCGGGAAAGCTTAATCCAGACGAGGTGTCTATGGTGCTCGTAGGCGGCCACGGCCCCTTCGCCTGGGGCGCGAGCGCGGCTAAGGCCGTGTATAACGGCGCGGTTCTCGAGGAAGTCGCTCGCATGGCCTATCTTACCCGGCAGATCAATCCCGGCGCGAAGCCTTTGCCCGACTATATCGTCGGCAAGCATTACTCCCGCAAGCATGGGCCGAACGCGTATTACGGGCAAACCTGCCGCTGA